One part of the Myxococcales bacterium genome encodes these proteins:
- a CDS encoding SH3 domain-containing protein, with protein sequence MKRALWAWALASLSSLESASARADEAVSAHVSPQDEEAPWGVVRVLAELAEVKTGPGFAYRTIYVAPRGDTLTAVARANRDYWYRVRLPDGTYGWILGDQVLALNVDPTSGSPPGFLSRVAAAVFAPPALWVGDVGLSFSAGMLGGEGMVMFRPAVLLAPHLALEGFVGETVGEQLDVLYYGLAANLYVWPHFPVTPFFSLGGGGTWGRTKLDQQAVQAQGPSVRARKGHQQAACVGGGILISLKKRITLRFDFRNYVVFDPNKTEELKEYSGGLAVFF encoded by the coding sequence ATGAAGCGGGCATTGTGGGCCTGGGCGCTGGCGTCGCTGTCGAGCCTTGAAAGCGCGTCCGCACGCGCGGACGAGGCGGTGTCCGCGCACGTGTCCCCGCAAGACGAGGAGGCCCCCTGGGGTGTGGTGCGGGTGCTTGCCGAACTTGCGGAGGTGAAGACGGGGCCCGGCTTTGCTTACCGTACGATCTATGTGGCGCCGCGGGGCGATACCCTCACCGCGGTGGCGCGTGCGAACCGCGACTACTGGTACCGCGTGCGCCTGCCTGATGGCACGTATGGCTGGATCTTGGGAGACCAAGTGCTTGCGCTCAACGTGGATCCCACGAGTGGATCACCTCCCGGTTTTTTGTCTCGCGTGGCGGCCGCTGTCTTTGCGCCTCCGGCGCTGTGGGTGGGCGACGTGGGGCTGTCGTTCTCGGCGGGGATGTTGGGAGGCGAGGGCATGGTGATGTTTCGTCCTGCCGTGCTTTTGGCGCCCCACCTGGCGCTGGAAGGCTTCGTCGGCGAAACCGTGGGTGAGCAACTCGACGTGCTCTACTACGGGCTGGCGGCGAACCTCTATGTGTGGCCGCACTTTCCCGTGACGCCCTTTTTCAGCCTCGGCGGGGGAGGCACGTGGGGGCGCACGAAGCTGGATCAGCAGGCGGTGCAGGCGCAGGGGCCAAGCGTGAGGGCACGCAAGGGACATCAGCAGGCGGCCTGCGTGGGCGGCGGGATCCTCATCTCGCTCAAAAAGCGCATCACTTTGCGCTTCGACTTTCGCAACTACGTGGTCTTCGATCCCAACAAGACCGAAGAGCTCAAGGAGTACTCGGGTGGACTGGCCGTGTTCTTTTAA
- a CDS encoding DUF4266 domain-containing protein, with product MVKPHQREHLADRIMRPEAEAQEAAADQHVWSTREGAVGGSGTVGGGCGCN from the coding sequence TTGGTGAAGCCCCACCAGCGCGAGCACCTGGCAGATCGCATCATGCGCCCCGAGGCGGAGGCGCAAGAAGCCGCCGCGGACCAGCACGTATGGTCCACGCGCGAGGGCGCCGTGGGGGGCAGCGGCACGGTGGGAGGAGGCTGCGGGTGCAACTGA
- a CDS encoding GTP-binding protein produces MLTERALRPPPGLRFVMTTPVPFIVLTGFLGAGKTTLLNRVLAAQHLKRVAVIVNELGRIDIDGKLLKSRSGDVVELVGGCVCHEITTQEELWGGLAEVVERSRPDIIVLETTGIAEPRPILQGLDALPADERRVQPAGVVTVVDAVMGLGQLSAYEEARQQVLDADRILLSKLDRARADELPRLHAHLAHLNLQAERAGFPDTPEGTAELVPWLLQVGSPRALTSRGEGHHHHHHSRQLIAASFVDEAPLLAEPLLALVTQWNPVRVKGFVHVEGDERRAFLERAGDQTSLRFEDPWGNRPRKTELVFIGEGLDPAAVRRQLWACRAVSPAAQGGG; encoded by the coding sequence ATGCTAACAGAACGAGCGCTGCGGCCTCCGCCGGGCCTGCGCTTCGTCATGACCACCCCCGTACCCTTCATCGTCCTTACTGGGTTTCTCGGAGCCGGGAAGACCACTCTTTTGAATCGTGTACTGGCGGCTCAGCATCTAAAGCGGGTGGCGGTCATCGTCAACGAGCTCGGGCGCATCGACATCGATGGCAAGCTGCTCAAGAGCCGCTCGGGCGACGTCGTCGAGCTGGTGGGCGGGTGCGTGTGTCACGAGATCACCACGCAAGAAGAGTTGTGGGGGGGCCTTGCCGAGGTCGTGGAGCGGTCGCGGCCCGACATCATCGTGCTCGAGACCACGGGGATCGCCGAGCCTCGTCCGATTCTGCAGGGACTCGACGCCCTGCCCGCAGACGAGCGTCGTGTGCAGCCGGCGGGCGTCGTGACCGTGGTCGACGCCGTGATGGGGCTTGGCCAGCTGTCCGCTTACGAAGAAGCCCGGCAGCAAGTGCTCGACGCCGATCGTATTTTGCTTTCCAAATTGGATCGAGCGCGTGCCGATGAATTGCCTCGCTTGCACGCGCACCTGGCTCATCTGAATTTGCAGGCGGAGCGCGCGGGATTTCCGGATACGCCCGAGGGAACGGCCGAACTCGTGCCCTGGCTGCTGCAGGTGGGGAGCCCCCGGGCCCTCACGTCGCGCGGAGAGGGGCACCATCACCATCACCACAGCCGACAGCTCATCGCCGCCAGCTTCGTGGACGAAGCGCCGTTGCTTGCTGAGCCGCTGCTCGCGCTGGTCACACAATGGAACCCGGTGAGGGTCAAGGGGTTCGTGCACGTGGAAGGCGACGAGCGGCGTGCGTTTCTCGAACGAGCCGGGGATCAAACGTCGCTGCGCTTCGAAGACCCGTGGGGCAACCGCCCTCGCAAAACAGAGCTCGTGTTCATCGGCGAGGGGCTGGATCCGGCGGCGGTGCGCCGGCAACTGTGGGCGTGTCGCGCGGTGAGCCCGGCCGCGCAAGGCGGCGGTTAG
- a CDS encoding tetratricopeptide repeat protein, giving the protein MAVGLVAAWGLSSGLVACRSGAPARTPSGLQKVRVPEATPEAQQAFEEGLRHLALGPQHHEAARTALTRAVTLDPDLYEAWHDLGVIEMRRGRWQASVDAFAHALKVQPASRSSLLGLGHALMKLSRGDRAHKTFERWLAEMPEDREVRFAYIAALREGGEGLRALEQVRALLAKNSKDAEAFNALGLVYRKLGRPRLAETAFKRALELDPKAAFVWNNLGLLALDRGDDPGAFAAFARATELDTTYVVSWVNQAVVYLDSGAYDKAFAALERAVATQPDDADLQVALGVALRGLGRFDEAAVAYGRALDLHPDFPPALYNLGVLYMDHKEDPQKAKEALLLFAKVAPDKDPKRDDVKFRLRTLR; this is encoded by the coding sequence ATGGCCGTGGGGCTCGTGGCCGCATGGGGGCTCTCGAGCGGGCTCGTCGCGTGCCGCAGCGGCGCACCCGCGCGTACGCCGTCCGGGCTACAAAAGGTCCGCGTGCCCGAGGCAACGCCCGAAGCGCAACAGGCCTTCGAGGAAGGCCTGCGCCACCTGGCCCTCGGCCCCCAACACCACGAAGCGGCGCGTACGGCGCTCACCCGGGCGGTGACGCTCGACCCTGACCTCTACGAGGCCTGGCACGATCTGGGTGTGATCGAGATGCGGCGGGGACGCTGGCAAGCTTCGGTGGATGCGTTCGCGCACGCGTTGAAGGTGCAGCCTGCGTCGCGCAGCTCGCTGCTGGGCCTGGGCCACGCGCTGATGAAGCTCTCGCGAGGCGATCGCGCGCACAAAACCTTTGAACGATGGCTGGCAGAGATGCCCGAGGATCGGGAGGTGCGGTTCGCTTACATTGCAGCCCTGCGAGAAGGCGGCGAGGGCCTGCGCGCGCTCGAGCAGGTGCGTGCCCTTCTTGCCAAGAACAGCAAAGACGCCGAGGCCTTCAACGCGCTGGGGCTAGTGTACCGCAAACTGGGCCGGCCCCGCCTGGCCGAGACCGCGTTCAAGCGCGCGCTCGAACTCGACCCGAAAGCGGCGTTCGTGTGGAACAACCTGGGACTCTTGGCACTCGACCGCGGTGACGATCCGGGCGCCTTTGCCGCCTTTGCGCGGGCCACGGAGCTCGACACGACCTACGTGGTGTCCTGGGTGAATCAGGCTGTGGTGTATCTCGACAGTGGCGCCTACGACAAGGCGTTCGCGGCGCTCGAACGGGCCGTGGCCACCCAACCCGACGACGCGGACCTTCAGGTGGCGTTGGGTGTGGCTCTGCGTGGACTTGGGCGCTTCGACGAAGCGGCGGTGGCGTACGGACGGGCGCTGGACCTACATCCAGACTTCCCTCCGGCGCTCTATAATCTGGGTGTCCTCTACATGGACCACAAAGAGGATCCCCAAAAGGCGAAAGAGGCGCTCTTGCTGTTCGCGAAGGTCGCACCCGACAAGGATCCGAAACGAGACGACGTGAAGTTTCGTCTGAGGACGCTGCGATGA
- a CDS encoding rhomboid family intramembrane serine protease, whose translation MDTPVGEAPPDAIVRRAARREAVEAWALVLASQSIPHAIVRTFADLPEGAGPSESPRSSLTQGEVSFALVVPVAQLRRAAVALAKTESEDAERASTPDVQPPDRGRPLAPALVCVALALFFLLTGPRAGNSFWFSHGSAEATAILSGALERAVTGMTLHADAMHLAGNVIAMLVFLSAVARWLGGGLSVLLMVVAGFLGNVTTAYIYVNHHDSVGASTATFAALGLLGGLQARHRVRHGWWHRNRRFGRALPALAACLGLFAMLGVGESAQVDVVAHLAGLGWGLPFGAAGAWLPPVSRPLNIALGLCAAAVVGLCWALAF comes from the coding sequence ATGGACACCCCTGTCGGCGAAGCCCCCCCCGACGCCATCGTTCGTCGCGCCGCGCGGCGCGAGGCGGTGGAGGCGTGGGCGCTGGTGTTGGCTTCACAGTCCATCCCTCACGCCATCGTTCGTACGTTCGCGGACTTACCCGAAGGGGCCGGGCCGTCGGAGTCCCCACGATCCTCCTTGACCCAGGGCGAGGTTTCGTTCGCTTTGGTTGTACCCGTGGCGCAGCTGCGCCGGGCGGCCGTCGCATTGGCGAAGACCGAGTCCGAAGACGCGGAGCGCGCCTCGACGCCGGATGTGCAGCCCCCCGATCGCGGGCGCCCCTTGGCCCCCGCGCTGGTGTGCGTGGCTCTGGCCCTGTTTTTCCTTCTCACGGGGCCCCGTGCGGGTAACTCGTTTTGGTTCAGTCACGGCAGCGCCGAGGCCACGGCCATCCTCTCGGGCGCTCTCGAGCGTGCGGTGACGGGCATGACCTTGCACGCGGATGCCATGCACTTGGCGGGCAACGTCATCGCCATGCTGGTGTTCTTGAGCGCGGTGGCGCGGTGGCTCGGCGGGGGACTGTCGGTGTTGCTCATGGTCGTGGCGGGTTTTCTGGGAAACGTCACCACGGCCTACATTTACGTGAATCATCACGATTCGGTGGGAGCGTCCACGGCGACCTTCGCCGCGCTTGGCTTGCTGGGCGGCTTGCAGGCTCGGCACCGGGTGCGGCACGGATGGTGGCACCGCAACAGGCGCTTCGGGCGGGCGCTGCCCGCGTTGGCGGCGTGCCTTGGCCTCTTCGCCATGCTGGGCGTGGGGGAGAGCGCGCAGGTGGACGTGGTGGCCCACCTTGCAGGGCTTGGCTGGGGTCTTCCCTTCGGCGCGGCGGGCGCCTGGCTGCCTCCCGTGTCGCGGCCCCTCAACATCGCGCTGGGGCTTTGCGCTGCCGCCGTCGTGGGCCTGTGCTGGGCCTTGGCCTTCTGA
- a CDS encoding AgmX/PglI C-terminal domain-containing protein has translation MHAQRLQIVCSWQRRLLGYHLLGRRESFTIGPSKRALFQTPRLPSGPRKLALCTPARGGRVSLRLRAGLSGYVERPGQERQRIADVLASAPRGSWPHRDVVVVPLGVGDTAVIEIEGAFGLRFALSWVDPPPRVGRPSPREGSPFFYRVLGVTSTLLAMLVGALMFVGPEAARDELITPDRFAKVVEPELLKPKTLEARDRVKQRGDKKKRDKEAAQSKRAQEEEGKLGRQDARAETAMPQGQKDILHEKVANTGVLAALAKAKAAGSGLGKLLEQDDTRDLEQAVTGLAGTQLAVGEGAGGLGVAGTGLGGGGTGFGRIQGTGNLDVGAGRGRGRKGPGLGSGKEKTVSIGLSTGAPDADGGLTKEQINRVVAAHKAALKYCYEKELQRKPHLEGKIELYWVIRTSGEVERVKVAVSTLGDADVESCMQRQVKNWRFPKATAPTIVQRYPFLFKGGS, from the coding sequence ATGCACGCCCAGCGCCTTCAGATCGTGTGTTCGTGGCAGCGTCGCCTGTTGGGTTACCACCTGCTCGGCCGACGAGAGAGCTTCACGATCGGGCCGTCGAAGCGGGCGCTTTTCCAAACGCCGCGTTTACCGAGTGGGCCCCGCAAGCTGGCCTTGTGCACGCCCGCTCGCGGGGGACGCGTCTCGCTCCGCTTGCGTGCCGGGCTTTCCGGTTACGTCGAGCGGCCAGGGCAGGAGCGCCAGCGGATCGCGGACGTGCTCGCAAGCGCGCCCCGCGGCTCCTGGCCCCATCGCGACGTGGTCGTGGTGCCCTTGGGTGTAGGCGACACGGCGGTGATCGAAATTGAAGGCGCGTTCGGCCTGCGCTTTGCGCTTTCGTGGGTCGATCCCCCGCCGCGGGTCGGACGGCCTTCGCCGCGCGAAGGCAGCCCCTTCTTCTACCGCGTTCTGGGCGTGACCTCGACGCTGTTGGCGATGCTGGTCGGAGCGCTGATGTTCGTGGGGCCCGAGGCGGCACGTGACGAGCTCATCACCCCGGACCGTTTCGCGAAGGTGGTTGAACCGGAGCTACTGAAACCGAAGACGCTCGAGGCGCGCGATAGGGTGAAGCAACGGGGAGACAAAAAGAAGCGAGACAAAGAGGCCGCACAGTCCAAGCGGGCGCAGGAGGAGGAGGGTAAGCTGGGACGGCAAGACGCTCGAGCGGAGACGGCCATGCCCCAGGGGCAAAAGGACATCCTGCACGAAAAGGTGGCCAACACCGGGGTGCTTGCCGCATTGGCCAAGGCCAAAGCCGCGGGCTCGGGGCTGGGTAAGCTGCTCGAACAAGACGACACGCGAGACCTCGAACAGGCCGTGACGGGCTTGGCGGGCACGCAGCTGGCAGTGGGTGAGGGGGCGGGGGGCTTGGGCGTGGCGGGAACGGGCCTCGGCGGCGGGGGCACTGGGTTTGGGCGGATCCAGGGCACGGGCAATCTTGACGTGGGCGCGGGGCGCGGGCGGGGACGCAAAGGGCCGGGGCTCGGCAGCGGGAAAGAAAAGACTGTCTCCATCGGGCTCAGCACGGGTGCCCCTGATGCCGACGGTGGCCTTACGAAGGAGCAGATCAACCGCGTCGTGGCCGCGCACAAGGCAGCGCTGAAGTATTGCTACGAAAAGGAGCTGCAGCGAAAGCCACACCTCGAGGGCAAGATCGAACTTTACTGGGTGATTCGCACGAGCGGAGAGGTCGAGAGGGTCAAGGTGGCGGTGAGCACCCTCGGCGATGCGGACGTCGAGTCTTGTATGCAGCGTCAGGTCAAGAACTGGCGCTTTCCCAAGGCCACCGCGCCCACGATCGTGCAGCGTTACCCGTTTTTGTTCAAAGGAGGCTCCTGA